One part of the Bacteroidia bacterium genome encodes these proteins:
- a CDS encoding trimeric intracellular cation channel family protein, with product MELVYSLDLIGTFVFAISGALAASEKKFDIFGAAILALLTAVGGGTLRDVLIGSTPVAWLQDLNYLILIAIAVPTSYFFKRIILKLRRTMFLFDTIGIGLFTIMGLQKTLSLGLSPIIAVMMGAVSAVFGGVLRDVFSNEVPLIFRKEIYATACLSGGALFILLESFHDWQVFNMIFSILFIVGIRILAVLKKWSLPVLK from the coding sequence ATGGAATTAGTTTATAGCCTCGACCTGATCGGAACCTTTGTATTTGCCATTAGTGGTGCTTTGGCAGCCTCTGAAAAGAAGTTTGACATTTTTGGAGCCGCTATATTAGCCTTACTTACTGCAGTGGGGGGAGGTACTCTGCGTGATGTATTGATAGGAAGTACGCCTGTTGCCTGGCTGCAAGATCTCAACTACCTAATCCTGATCGCGATTGCTGTTCCAACAAGTTATTTCTTCAAAAGAATCATATTAAAGCTACGCCGAACCATGTTTCTTTTTGATACTATAGGAATTGGCTTGTTTACCATCATGGGTTTACAAAAAACCCTGAGTCTGGGACTTTCTCCAATAATAGCCGTCATGATGGGAGCGGTTTCTGCGGTTTTTGGGGGAGTCCTGAGGGATGTTTTTTCAAATGAAGTTCCTCTTATTTTTCGGAAAGAGATTTATGCTACCGCTTGCCTTTCTGGAGGTGCCCTTTTCATATTGCTTGAAAGCTTTCACGACTGGCAAGTCTTCAATATGATATTTTCTATCCTTTTTATTGTAGGAATCAGAATATTGGCGGTTTTGAAAAAGTGGTCCCTGCCTGTTCTCAAATGA